ATGAACATTGACAGAGCATTTGCTACTGATTGTGGACGTGGTAGTGTGGGGGTAGTGGTGCGGGTTAATGGTGTGGTATTATTGCACTTGTGAAGCCTTTCGTACATGCACACTCAGTTTTTAGTATGGAAGCGGAGGCGTGTAGAGCTGGCTTACTTCTTAGTATTCCACCAAGGTTGGTCTAAAATTGACGTTGAAAGCAATTCAGTCATCCTGATTGCTACACTTGCTAGTTCAAAGGAGAACCTTTTAGAGGTGAGTCGTATTTTAGATGATTGTAAGCATTACTTTACTGTTTTTCAGTCGGTCAGAATTCGATGTATCTTCGGTGAAACAAATTGTGTGGCGGATAAATTAGCTCACTTTGCTTATAAGTCTTATCTTGATGATGTTTGGTTAGAGGAGACTCCTCCTATCATTCAGGATGTTCTCTATGCGAATATGTGTAGTGGGGCTTCTGTAGCTCGGGGTTTAGGCTCTACGTCTCCCGTCACGAGATtttatcattattaaataatttGGTCCTTGAGAGgcttaatcaattaaaaaaaagagttatcaaatatatactaatgaaTGGAAAGGAATTATAAAGAATGTTTTACCAAAATCAGCCAACAAGTATCTCAACAAGtcaacattaaaaaaaaaaagtattattCAAGGTTTGGAAGTTAAGGCAAGAGCAAACATAGAGCTTGGTTTACAGAAACAATGCTACCTTTTGCAATGATGCAAAGTAATTATACATCACAAACTACACTAGTCCATACAGACGGTCACACTTCAACTAGTGTGCAAGTATAATTTATACAAGCTGGGTCTTATGCAATGCTTTTACTATTGATAGTCGTTAGGATCATCTACCTAAACTTGAACAGTTTTATACAAGGTCTACACTTGGGagatattatttaaaaaaaaaaggtggcACAAATAGTGGTAAAAATATAATGCAGCATCATTTCTACTGGCGTGACTATTTCAGTCTCGTTCTGGCATATTCACTTATTCAAGAGTTCAGCAACTAGTAGTCATTGCAAACTACATACACATAAGTTAACCAAAAGAAAtgcacataaaataaacccaaaCAAGGTACAGGGAATTGCATATATTACTGGAAAAATATTTATGGGATTTAACATACTTATACAAGAACGGATACTCAAAATTCTCTAATTCTCACTTTGATGTCATTAGTTTTCTCGTCTCAAAAATATTCCTACACAAGTTGTTTTACTAGTTTACTATCTTCTACATCATCATTATCAGCATCAACAATGATAATTCCATCTTCGTCATCgtaatcttcatcatcatattCCATACCATCCTCATCCCCATCCCCGTCTTCCACTTCAGAATCTGTACCTGCATTCATGGCTGAAACTCAGGAGGAGGAGGGCAATCCTCTGCAATAGCCTCATCCCTCTTCATCACGAGATGCCGAATGACTCTTTCATCCTTGTCCAACAGACTCTTGAAATCATTTATCCATTTGGCATCCATCTCAAAGTTCATCAGAACGTAGTAGGCATTCTTGGCCTTTTGTATTGTGTATGCTAGTCTTCGCATTCCCCAATCACTCAGTCTCCATATCCTGGCTCTCTTCTCCCCTAGAAAAGCTGTAAGAGAATCCATAGATAAGTACGAATGAGAAGTTGCAGTACATTGTCAACTGaaactcaaaagaaaaattcattTTGCTACAATTGCAACTGGCATATACATGTACCAACAGGATGTTAGCAAGTCCCTATAAGGATTCTCATCTAAGAAATGTCACATAATGATGTAGCCAATAGTCACATCGCTCTGTCAGTAAAAAAGCAAAGCTAACCTTCAATTTTCTCCTTTACACTCCCAACCTCTTCCACATGCTTCTCATGAATAAGATAAACCACCTCATAGTGGCGCACTATAAATCCCGAAACAGAAAGTTGTAAGTCATTTCTGGCCCTGTTGACAACTAAACATGTATGTAGGAATAACACTTTCGTTTATCATCTTTAATGTAACAGACCATTGTTTTTTTATCATCTAAATCAAATATATCTATATTGCATCTCAAATACCACACAAGGGTAAACAAAAGTGTTTTGAAGTTCATGTCAGTAATTTAACAGATATAGCGTTGCCCTGTAATAATCCTACTAGCAAAAAGAATGAGTATGAATCACACTTACATCGTTCCTCATCCAAATCGTCTTGCAGCTGAAGCTTCAGAAATTCATAGACCTTTTCTGCAAaagatcaaaacaaaaaaaataatttattactGCAAAGTCCTTATAGCcaaagtatttttttttccaaagaaATTAACTCCTATCGCTTCCTCTATAGCAagaactacaaaaaaaaattgaatcagAATCACTCACCTTCATCTTCGTCCGCAAACTCAGGGAGAACCAAACCATCTTCCTGAACTTCGTCTGCAATTCATAACACAACTGTATTAGTCACTCAAAAAATGCATGCAACTTAACTGAGGCAACCCAAAACATAATCTCACCCATCTTCATTCagttttgaataaaaaaaaaatctttctaGTCTCAACTCcaagtttcatacttgaatgGTGAAGCAATATTgtccaaaacaaaaataactaAAATGAAACGAAACACCTATACCCACAATTCAAACATAACTGAAACCACGTTCGCTTGGTCTTCACTCTCAAACAACCCAACATGTCATAATATCAGACAATAAAAACAGAACCAACAAAATTCAGAGTTCAAAATCGAAAGCCAACCTGTCTAAGAAGCACAGCTTCAGGAAAAGGCCCAGTAGCCTCATCAGGTTTAGACACAAAGCTGTGCTTATCTTCCTTCTTCCTCTCCTTGCTATTCTTCTTCTTAGCCCCAACAATCACTGACCTTCTGGACCCAACATAGAGCTTCAGAGCTCTAAATGGTCTGCAAGAACAAGATATAGACGAGTACCCAGTTGAGAATTCCAAGCAAGAACTCTGATTCCGAGAAGACCCATTTCCCGTGACCAGGTTCAGAGACGGTGGAGTGAAAAATGTTACAGAGGAGTGCAACAGAGCCCCCATTGAACCCAGCTGCGAGAAGCTCACTCCGTCCAGGATATGTTATGACTTGTGAGAGATTAATGGGGTAGGTTCGTAATTTCAGACATCTTTTGAGGTTTATTTAGGTCAATGTGACTGCAAAAGTAAATAAAttggctctctctctctctctgtaacATTGTTGCCTCTTGATTTTCAGGTAAATTTCTTGACCtcatcttctctctttttACTTTCCCGGCAAATTCTACATGAACAGAAaccttaatttttatatattttctattttttggaTGTGAATTATGATCGGTACagtattatgtttttgatGGGTTGGGAATTCGTAGAGTTTGGTAAATTGTGATTCTCAATTTTACGCTGCAATTGTTGGCTGTTTAACATCTCATATGTTTTACAGTATTAAGTAAATTATACTTTTCATGGGTTCTAGTCTAAGACTtgatttcttttgttgttggaCTGTATTGCAAATGTGTGTGTTTTCATGATCACTAGGCTTTTAGGTTAAGCATTACATTACATCGAGTTGGGAGTTGGAATGGGATTTGAAGGGCTGCAGCCGAATGAATCACCCAGAACAGGTGCAGTAACAAGTATTAGTAATGGTGAAGAGAGATTCGGAAGATTGCCACCCGAGTATAAGAAACGGAGTCTCTTGTGTTCGTGATTTTACGCCAGGGTGTGGACCATTTGCTAGCATCAACATTTAGTACCTTCAATTGTTACAAGTTATCCTCGAAAAATAGTAGAAGCTGTTCGGGAGTTTCCTCCTCTTTGTGGTATAAATGCTTTTCTCGAGCCTAAAAATTTCAGTCAAGAGGAGCCAGTTATGGGTGACAAATCATTATCATCAAACATAGCAAAGACTACTGTGAAACAAACACAAGCTGGGGACAATCAACATTCAACTCAGAAGAAACGGCCAAGGGAAGATCCTTTAGATTTGTGTTCAACCAACCAGCTACATGGAAAAGCTTTTGAGAGTTCAGACTTCAGAGTTCAGAACTCATGTGCATACCAGGCTCAAATAATCAACTGCATAAAGAAAGCTCAAGTAGCCAACTGAAGGAAGAAGGGTCAGAGAACCAACTGCATAGAAGAGTTCAAGAGTTGGAAACTTGCATGTTTTCAAGTTTCGAA
This is a stretch of genomic DNA from Argentina anserina chromosome 4, drPotAnse1.1, whole genome shotgun sequence. It encodes these proteins:
- the LOC126792312 gene encoding LOW QUALITY PROTEIN: protein REGULATOR OF FATTY ACID COMPOSITION 3, chloroplastic (The sequence of the model RefSeq protein was modified relative to this genomic sequence to represent the inferred CDS: inserted 1 base in 1 codon) codes for the protein MGALLHSSVTFFTPPSLNLVTGNGSSRNQSSCLEFSTGYSSISCSCRPFRALKLYVGSRRSVIVGAKKKNSKERKKEDKHSFVSKPDEATGPFPEAVLLRQVFRFILVIFVLDNIASPFKYETWNEVQEDGLVLPEFADEDEEKVYEFLKLQLQDDLDEERLRHYEVVYLIHEKHVEEVGSVKEKIEAFLGEKRARIWRLSDWGMRRLAYTIQKAKNAYYVLMNFEMDAKWINDFKSLLDKDERVIRHLVMKRDEAIAEDCPPPPEFXAMNAGTDSEVEDGDGDEDGMEYDDEDYDDEDGIIIVDADNDDVEDSKLVKQLV